A genomic segment from Nymphalis io chromosome 15, ilAglIoxx1.1, whole genome shotgun sequence encodes:
- the LOC126773575 gene encoding translocon-associated protein subunit gamma, with amino-acid sequence MSVKANKAFTKEEELLLQDFSRNVSTKSSALFYGNAFIVSAIPIWLFWRVHALEVSTSLAWFALVTTASTWLLALAYRNTKFQLKHRVAVRREDAVAREMARKLAEEKKMSRKEKDERILWKKNEVADYEATTFSIFYNNALFLTIVILSSFYLLRTFTPTVNYIVSLTAASGLLALLSTGSK; translated from the exons atgtcagTAAAAGCAAACAAAGCCTTTACCAAGGAAgaagaattattattacaagattTTAGTAGAAATGTTTCCACAAAATCATCAGCCTTATTCTATGGAAATGCTTTCATCGTATCTGCTATTCCCATTT GGTTATTTTGGAGAGTTCATGCTTTAGAAGTAAGCACTTCGTTGGCTTGGTTTGCACTAGTAACAACAGCTAGTACATGGCTACTGGCCTTAGCTTACCGGAACACCAAGTTTCAATTGAAGCATCGTGTCGCTGTTCGGCGAGAGGATGCAGTCGCTCGTGAGATGGCCAGGAAACTGGCTGAAGAAAAGAAAATGAGCCGAAAAGAGAAGGACGAGAG AATTTTGTGGAAAAAGAATGAGGTAGCAGACTATGAAGCAACAACTTTCTCAATTTTCTACAACAATGCTCTGTTCTTGACGATTGTTATTCTCAGCAGCTTCTACTTGCTGCGCACATTTACACCAACTGT TAACTACATTGTTTCCCTCACAGCAGCTTCTGGTCTCCTGGCTCTGCTGTCTACAGGTAGCAAGTGA